One Gemmatimonadales bacterium genomic window carries:
- a CDS encoding TetR/AcrR family transcriptional regulator: MRAHDLRPQDHCTDRLLAAGRELFARNGYDGTSVRAITSKSKANLGAITYHFGSKHVLYYAVLSLLMKPLGKRVSFSLLSERPPLDKVESVVRVFFDHIRANQDMPAIMIREIASGRPVPRLVSETMGQVLQQLSAVIAEGQADGTIRSGDPLLLALSCVAQPIYLNLARRAIAAAAGLDQDDAAVFHRVVEHAVETVRASLRAS; encoded by the coding sequence GTGAGAGCACACGATCTGAGACCACAGGATCACTGTACCGACCGGCTACTGGCCGCGGGGCGCGAGTTGTTCGCGCGTAACGGCTACGATGGCACCTCGGTCCGCGCCATTACGTCGAAGTCGAAGGCCAACCTCGGCGCCATCACCTATCACTTCGGCTCCAAGCACGTCCTCTACTACGCGGTCCTCTCGCTGCTCATGAAACCGCTCGGCAAACGGGTCAGCTTCTCCCTGTTGAGCGAGCGGCCGCCCCTCGACAAGGTCGAATCGGTGGTGCGCGTGTTCTTCGACCACATCCGTGCCAACCAGGACATGCCCGCCATCATGATTCGTGAGATAGCGAGCGGACGGCCTGTCCCGCGACTCGTCTCCGAGACGATGGGCCAGGTCCTTCAGCAGCTGTCCGCGGTTATCGCCGAGGGGCAGGCAGACGGCACCATTCGCTCCGGCGACCCGTTGCTGCTGGCGCTCAGCTGCGTCGCTCAGCCCATCTACCTCAACCTCGCGCGCCGCGCGATCGCCGCGGCGGCGGGCCTCGACCAGGACGACGCCGCCGTATTCCACCGGGTGGTGGAGCACGCGGTCGAAACCGTGCGCGCCTCCCTCAGGGCCTCATGA
- the lepB gene encoding signal peptidase I, whose protein sequence is MDRHWHDRAAVVARWAGLAVVLAGAVLVLWMTRFFTEWPETYVGSGPSMEPTVKPGEYFTVRSPVGELRPGMLVIFRFVHEDGTVFHVLRRLAALPGDTIAMREGRAILNGRPTDWPFRVLEPRASRSQLARTPDLYTWGPWVVPRDSVVLLSDTRDIVGWPDSRFLGFIPGTALESEAGRMLWAPTRGGMFLRRLR, encoded by the coding sequence ATGGACCGACACTGGCACGACCGCGCCGCCGTCGTTGCTCGCTGGGCCGGGCTCGCCGTCGTGTTGGCCGGCGCCGTCCTGGTGCTCTGGATGACGCGCTTCTTCACCGAATGGCCGGAGACGTACGTAGGCAGCGGGCCTTCGATGGAGCCCACGGTGAAGCCGGGCGAGTACTTCACGGTGCGCTCGCCGGTGGGCGAGCTGCGCCCCGGGATGCTGGTGATCTTCCGGTTCGTTCACGAGGACGGGACGGTCTTCCACGTGCTGCGCCGGCTCGCCGCACTGCCGGGCGACACGATCGCGATGCGCGAGGGCCGCGCGATCCTCAACGGCCGGCCCACCGATTGGCCGTTCCGCGTGCTCGAGCCTCGCGCATCGCGATCGCAGCTGGCGCGGACGCCGGACCTCTACACGTGGGGGCCGTGGGTCGTGCCGCGCGACTCGGTCGTCCTGCTCTCCGACACGCGCGACATCGTCGGCTGGCCCGACAGTCGTTTCCTCGGCTTCATCCCCGGGACCGCGCTGGAATCGGAGGCGGGGCGCATGCTCTGGGCGCCGACCCGCGGCGGGATGTTCCTGCGGCGGTTGCGCTGA
- a CDS encoding ATP-binding cassette domain-containing protein — MDGLTFDVQPGMLFGLVGPDGAGKTTTLRMLAGVLRPTSGDALVGGVSVATDPEGVKHRIAYMSQRFGLYTDLTVRENIDFYADLYQVPKAERPARLERLYRFSNLGTFEDRLAGKLSGGMKQKLSLCCALIHHPEILLLDEPTFGVDPISRRELWQIIRDNVAEGMTVLITTSAPEEAERCDDVALLSEGRLVPGKRVTNPPPLEHPDSHVGAEPAVSVRDLTRTFGDFTAVSHISFEVPRGEIFGFLGPNGAGKTTTIKMLAGLLSPTGGTGVVAGHDVRTDSEWIKQRIGYMSQLFSLYNDLTVEENIAFFAGLYEVTGERLDARRDWVLAMSGLADQRHRMTAELPLGFKQRLALGCAMLHQPPILFLDEPTSGVDPAARRSFWELIYRLADGGTTVFVSTHYMEEAEYCHRVALMNRGKVIALDTPGALKAELGVPTLEDVFVTMVERSGGQVIG; from the coding sequence GTGGACGGGCTCACGTTCGACGTGCAGCCCGGAATGCTGTTCGGCCTGGTCGGTCCCGACGGCGCGGGGAAAACGACGACGCTCAGGATGCTGGCGGGAGTGCTCCGCCCCACGTCGGGCGACGCGCTGGTAGGCGGCGTCAGCGTCGCGACGGATCCCGAGGGCGTGAAGCACCGGATCGCCTACATGAGCCAGCGCTTCGGCCTCTACACCGATCTCACCGTCCGCGAGAACATCGACTTCTACGCCGACCTCTACCAGGTGCCCAAGGCCGAGCGCCCCGCCCGCCTGGAGCGGCTCTACCGCTTCTCGAACCTCGGCACCTTCGAGGACCGGCTCGCTGGGAAGCTCTCGGGCGGGATGAAGCAGAAGCTCTCGCTCTGCTGCGCGCTCATCCACCACCCGGAGATCCTGCTCCTCGACGAGCCGACCTTCGGCGTGGACCCGATCAGCCGCCGCGAGCTGTGGCAGATCATCCGCGACAACGTCGCGGAAGGGATGACGGTGCTCATCACGACCTCCGCGCCGGAGGAAGCCGAGCGTTGCGACGACGTCGCACTGCTTTCGGAAGGGCGGCTCGTCCCCGGCAAGCGCGTAACGAATCCCCCGCCGCTCGAGCACCCGGACAGCCACGTCGGCGCCGAGCCGGCGGTGAGCGTGCGCGACCTCACCCGCACCTTCGGCGACTTCACCGCGGTCAGCCACATCTCGTTCGAGGTGCCCCGGGGCGAGATCTTCGGCTTCCTAGGCCCCAACGGCGCCGGGAAGACGACCACGATCAAGATGCTCGCGGGCCTCCTGTCGCCTACCGGCGGCACGGGCGTCGTAGCCGGGCACGACGTCCGAACCGACAGCGAGTGGATCAAGCAACGCATCGGCTACATGTCGCAGCTCTTCTCGCTCTACAACGACCTGACGGTGGAGGAGAACATCGCCTTCTTCGCGGGGCTCTACGAGGTGACGGGCGAGCGGCTCGACGCGCGCCGAGACTGGGTGCTGGCCATGTCGGGACTCGCCGACCAGCGGCACCGGATGACGGCCGAGTTGCCGCTCGGCTTCAAGCAGCGCCTCGCGTTGGGCTGCGCGATGCTGCACCAGCCGCCCATCCTGTTCCTCGACGAACCGACGTCCGGCGTGGATCCGGCGGCGCGGCGCAGCTTCTGGGAACTCATCTACCGGCTCGCCGACGGCGGGACGACCGTCTTCGTCAGCACCCACTATATGGAGGAGGCGGAGTACTGCCACCGCGTGGCGCTGATGAACCGGGGCAAGGTGATCGCGCTCGACACGCCGGGCGCGCTGAAGGCGGAGCTGGGCGTGCCGACGCTCGAGGACGTGTTCGTCACGATGGTCGAACGCAGCGGCGGGCAGGTGATCGGATGA
- a CDS encoding ABC transporter permease codes for MIRLGRLLAVSRKEVIQLRRDPRSLGMAFVVPALLTLLFGYVITFDVRDIRLGVLDHDGTQPSRDLVQSFASSGYFRVHRHLERDAEVGPLLERGDVRLVMVIPPGFSRDLASGRPAPVQALVDGGDANTASIAMNYARGIVTAYSARAVLRGRPLVPPVSIEARVWYNEELKSSNMVVPGLVAVIMMIIAAMLTALTVAREWERGTMEQLAATPVHRVEVIFGKLLPYLAIGLIDVAVAVTMAVTIFGVPFRGNPLFLLAMSFLFLLGSLGLGIFISAAIKSQLLATQIAMLATYMPSLLLSGLIFDIGGFPPALKVVSALVPARYFVTVLRGVFLKGVGPDVLWEQGLGMIVFAVVGLTLAVRAFRKEIG; via the coding sequence ATGATACGCCTCGGACGCCTGCTCGCCGTCTCCCGCAAGGAGGTCATCCAGCTGCGCCGCGACCCGCGCAGCCTCGGCATGGCGTTCGTGGTGCCGGCGCTGCTGACGCTGCTGTTCGGCTACGTCATCACCTTCGATGTGCGCGACATCAGGTTGGGCGTCCTGGATCACGACGGCACGCAACCGAGCCGCGACCTGGTGCAATCGTTCGCGTCGTCGGGGTATTTCCGCGTCCACCGTCACCTCGAGCGCGACGCCGAAGTCGGGCCGCTGCTCGAGAGAGGGGACGTGCGGCTGGTGATGGTGATCCCGCCCGGGTTCTCCCGGGACCTCGCTTCGGGCCGGCCGGCGCCGGTGCAGGCGCTGGTGGACGGCGGGGACGCGAACACCGCATCCATCGCGATGAACTACGCCCGCGGCATCGTGACCGCGTACTCGGCGCGCGCGGTGCTCCGCGGCAGGCCCCTGGTCCCGCCGGTGTCCATCGAGGCGCGCGTCTGGTACAACGAGGAATTGAAGAGCAGCAACATGGTGGTGCCCGGCCTCGTCGCGGTCATCATGATGATCATCGCCGCGATGCTCACCGCGCTCACCGTGGCGCGCGAGTGGGAGCGCGGCACCATGGAGCAGCTCGCCGCCACGCCCGTGCACCGGGTCGAGGTCATCTTCGGGAAGCTCCTGCCCTACCTCGCCATCGGCCTGATAGACGTCGCGGTCGCCGTAACCATGGCGGTCACCATCTTCGGCGTGCCATTCCGGGGGAACCCGCTCTTCCTGCTCGCGATGTCGTTCCTCTTCCTGCTCGGCTCGTTAGGCCTCGGGATATTCATCAGCGCCGCCATCAAGTCGCAGCTCCTCGCCACGCAGATCGCGATGCTCGCGACCTACATGCCCTCGCTGTTGCTCTCGGGGTTGATCTTCGACATCGGCGGGTTCCCGCCGGCGCTGAAGGTCGTTTCCGCGCTGGTGCCTGCCCGCTACTTCGTCACCGTGTTGCGCGGCGTCTTCCTGAAGGGCGTCGGGCCGGACGTGCTCTGGGAGCAAGGGCTCGGCATGATCGTCTTCGCGGTGGTCGGACTCACTCTCGCCGTGCGCGCGTTCCGCAAGGAGATCGGGTGA
- a CDS encoding ABC transporter permease has translation MIGGRVNLGRLLQLVRKEFRQMLRDPRSKRMLFVSPIIQLLLFGYAVNTDVRKVKTFVVDHDRTAVSRELVESFQASGYFRVVGTGDRPQELVDALDHGDALVGLEIPRGFSADLAAGRTGRVQVLLDGTSSNTANVAQGYATQIIEQFADAQTRSGRQSSGGRRGPASPRVV, from the coding sequence GTGATCGGAGGCCGGGTGAACCTGGGCCGGCTGCTGCAGCTGGTGCGCAAGGAGTTCCGGCAGATGCTTCGGGATCCGCGTTCCAAGCGGATGCTCTTCGTGTCGCCCATCATCCAGCTCCTCCTCTTCGGGTACGCGGTGAACACCGACGTGCGCAAGGTGAAGACGTTCGTGGTGGACCACGATCGCACCGCGGTCTCGCGCGAGCTGGTGGAGAGCTTCCAGGCCTCGGGCTACTTCCGGGTCGTGGGCACGGGCGACCGGCCCCAGGAGCTGGTCGACGCGCTCGACCACGGGGACGCGCTGGTGGGACTGGAGATCCCGCGCGGTTTCTCCGCCGACCTCGCGGCGGGGCGCACCGGGCGGGTGCAGGTGCTGCTCGACGGGACCAGCTCGAATACCGCCAACGTCGCGCAGGGCTACGCGACGCAGATCATAGAACAATTCGCAGACGCGCAGACGCGCAGTGGCCGGCAGTCGTCAGGCGGCCGGCGTGGACCTGCGAGCCCGCGCGTGGTATAA
- a CDS encoding M20/M25/M40 family metallo-hydrolase, with translation MTDCIDLARRLIAIPSVTGDEAKVAQFLAIHLEGLGWHVELQEAAPGRPNVIATTDSPPRVVLSTHLDTVPPHYPPREDDTHLYGRGACDAKGIAAAMVEAAERLRAEGVTGIGLLFVVDEEMDSVGAHAANAHPLARECRWLIDGEPTENLLALGSKGSLRFTLRTEGTGGHSAYPERGASAIDALLDVLSDVRAVRWPKNGVMGETTCNIGVVEGGTRPNVIAEAAHADLQIRLVTDPGPVRRLLEEAVRGRAKIDVHTCVSPVRLTAPSLPGFDTGIVAFTTDIPNLSNWGSPLLLGPGSIHVAHTADEHIAKGDLQRGADLYVRLVRAL, from the coding sequence GTGACCGATTGCATCGATCTCGCGCGCCGGCTCATCGCCATCCCGTCCGTCACCGGCGACGAGGCGAAGGTGGCGCAGTTCCTGGCGATCCACCTCGAGGGTCTGGGCTGGCACGTGGAGCTGCAGGAGGCGGCTCCGGGCCGGCCCAACGTGATCGCGACGACCGATTCCCCGCCCCGCGTGGTGTTGAGCACGCACCTCGACACGGTGCCGCCGCACTACCCGCCTCGGGAGGACGACACCCACCTCTACGGCCGCGGCGCGTGCGACGCCAAGGGGATCGCGGCGGCGATGGTCGAAGCCGCCGAGCGGCTGCGGGCCGAGGGCGTGACCGGGATCGGGCTGCTGTTCGTGGTGGACGAGGAGATGGACAGCGTGGGCGCGCACGCAGCCAACGCTCACCCGCTCGCGCGCGAATGCCGGTGGCTCATCGACGGCGAGCCGACGGAGAACCTGCTGGCGCTGGGCTCCAAGGGCTCGCTTCGTTTCACCCTGCGCACCGAGGGTACGGGTGGCCACTCGGCGTACCCGGAACGCGGCGCTTCGGCCATCGATGCGTTGCTCGACGTGCTCTCCGACGTGCGGGCGGTACGCTGGCCGAAGAACGGTGTCATGGGCGAGACGACGTGCAACATCGGCGTGGTGGAGGGCGGGACGCGGCCCAACGTCATCGCGGAGGCGGCGCACGCGGACCTCCAGATCCGGCTGGTCACGGATCCGGGGCCGGTGCGCCGGCTGCTCGAGGAAGCGGTCCGCGGCCGCGCCAAGATAGACGTTCACACCTGCGTGAGCCCGGTGCGCCTGACGGCGCCCTCCCTCCCGGGGTTCGACACGGGCATCGTGGCTTTCACGACCGACATCCCCAATCTCTCCAACTGGGGCTCGCCCTTGCTCCTCGGTCCTGGATCCATCCACGTGGCGCACACGGCGGACGAGCACATCGCGAAGGGGGACCTCCAGCGCGGCGCCGACCTGTATGTGCGCCTGGTGCGCGCGCTATGA
- a CDS encoding dihydrodipicolinate reductase C-terminal domain-containing protein gives MKLAFFGDGGMGSVAIARARAEGHDVGAVMTAKESSVGQRELAAMLKGHDAAIDFSVGKAVFAHATACVLAGVPLVEGTTGWKKDERGTLQFVEDAGGSMVYGPNFSLGVNVFFRAVAGAAELLARFGGYDAFVEEAHHAGKKDSPSGTAIMLRDILQSKLGKEPPVASIRAGHNPGTHRVGFDSAADEITLTHTARSREGFAAGALLAAKWIAKRRGVYAFSEVLDDILGMKGKAR, from the coding sequence ATGAAGCTGGCCTTCTTCGGCGACGGCGGGATGGGGAGCGTGGCGATCGCGCGGGCGCGGGCGGAGGGGCACGACGTCGGCGCCGTGATGACCGCGAAGGAGTCGTCGGTCGGGCAGCGCGAGTTGGCGGCGATGCTCAAAGGGCACGACGCCGCCATCGACTTCTCGGTGGGCAAGGCGGTGTTCGCGCACGCCACGGCGTGCGTGCTGGCGGGCGTGCCGTTGGTCGAGGGCACTACGGGATGGAAGAAGGACGAGCGCGGCACTCTCCAGTTCGTCGAGGATGCGGGCGGGTCGATGGTATACGGGCCGAACTTCTCGCTCGGCGTGAACGTCTTCTTCCGGGCGGTGGCCGGCGCGGCGGAGCTGCTAGCCAGGTTCGGCGGCTACGACGCGTTCGTCGAGGAGGCGCATCACGCCGGGAAAAAGGACTCCCCCTCTGGCACGGCGATCATGCTAAGGGACATCCTTCAGAGCAAGCTCGGCAAGGAGCCGCCGGTGGCGAGCATCCGGGCCGGACACAACCCCGGCACGCATCGGGTCGGCTTCGACTCGGCCGCGGACGAGATCACGCTCACGCACACGGCCCGCTCGCGCGAAGGCTTCGCGGCGGGGGCGCTGCTCGCGGCGAAGTGGATCGCGAAGCGGCGCGGCGTGTACGCCTTCTCGGAGGTGCTCGACGACATCCTGGGCATGAAAGGGAAGGCCAGATGA
- a CDS encoding TolC family protein, with protein MIGLLLAMAIQDPGRLTLAQTVQRALAQYPTVAAARAVRDRAAADLGEATAGRRPRLSLDASLTRFQEPMVVFPLHGFDPANPPLFDRTLIQSGVTLNWTLFDFGNRASRVRAARALGGAADAALGAALSQLVARASNAYLRVLTARGVLAAQDQRLAALTAESERARRLLAEGKAARVEILRVAAELARSRADRIATEAQLEVAEHDLAQLAQLRYDQVHADSLAPLALSDTTPAPDRAAIVARARDSSPELLEVRRRSEAAQAGLVAARATRFPELRLSSGYFDRGRGSGDFKAEWQAGVGLSYALYTGGSRSSQISRADADRRGAGEQLRLAELNVEQGVDRALAAVREAHARVAALQSAVEQSEEVARIERLSLEVGSGTQTDYLDAEANLLRARASLIEVRNAEISARIELARIAGELSPDWITTKVTHGP; from the coding sequence ATGATCGGACTACTCCTTGCCATGGCGATCCAGGACCCGGGCCGCCTGACGCTCGCGCAGACCGTGCAGCGCGCCCTCGCGCAGTACCCGACGGTCGCGGCCGCGCGCGCCGTCCGCGACCGCGCCGCCGCCGACCTCGGCGAGGCCACGGCCGGCCGCCGGCCGCGCCTCTCCTTGGACGCCTCGCTCACCCGGTTCCAGGAGCCGATGGTGGTTTTCCCGCTCCACGGCTTCGATCCGGCCAACCCGCCACTCTTCGATCGCACGCTGATCCAGTCGGGCGTGACGCTGAACTGGACCCTCTTCGACTTCGGCAACCGCGCCTCGCGCGTCCGCGCCGCCCGCGCCCTGGGCGGCGCCGCCGACGCGGCCCTCGGCGCCGCCCTGAGTCAGCTGGTAGCGCGCGCGTCGAACGCGTACCTGCGAGTGCTCACCGCGCGTGGCGTGCTCGCGGCGCAGGACCAGCGGCTCGCCGCCCTCACCGCGGAATCGGAGCGCGCGCGGCGCCTCCTCGCTGAAGGCAAAGCCGCCCGCGTCGAGATCCTCCGGGTGGCCGCCGAGCTGGCCCGCTCCCGCGCCGACCGCATCGCCACCGAGGCGCAGCTCGAGGTGGCCGAGCACGACCTCGCCCAGCTCGCGCAACTGCGCTACGACCAGGTGCACGCCGACTCGCTCGCCCCGCTCGCGCTCTCCGACACGACCCCCGCGCCCGACCGCGCCGCGATCGTGGCCCGTGCCCGTGACAGCAGCCCGGAGCTCCTCGAGGTGCGCCGCCGCTCCGAGGCGGCGCAGGCGGGGCTCGTCGCGGCCCGCGCCACGCGCTTCCCGGAGCTTCGTCTCAGCAGCGGCTACTTCGACCGCGGCCGCGGCTCCGGCGACTTCAAAGCCGAGTGGCAGGCCGGCGTGGGCCTCTCCTACGCGCTCTACACCGGCGGCAGCCGGTCCAGCCAGATCAGCCGCGCCGACGCCGACCGGCGTGGGGCCGGCGAGCAGCTCCGGCTCGCCGAGCTCAACGTCGAACAGGGCGTGGACCGCGCCCTCGCGGCGGTGCGCGAGGCCCACGCGCGGGTGGCCGCGCTCCAGAGCGCGGTGGAGCAGTCGGAAGAAGTGGCCCGCATCGAGCGGCTCTCTCTCGAAGTGGGCTCCGGCACGCAGACCGACTATCTCGACGCCGAGGCGAACCTCCTGCGCGCCCGCGCCAGCCTGATCGAGGTGCGGAACGCGGAGATCTCCGCGCGCATCGAGCTGGCCCGGATCGCGGGCGAGCTGTCCCCCGACTGGATCACGACCAAGGTGACACATGGACCGTAG
- a CDS encoding alpha/beta hydrolase, whose amino-acid sequence MRSKTVLLRLLVMAAAVYVALGVLLFFARDFLVFPGRHDATPEPRRVGIADGEKVTVTTADGERLVGWYLPPRDTVGRRAGAVLWFHGNGETIGGIGPVLREFRPPQAALLALDYRGYGESSGRAGIEGTQRDAEAAWAWLASRPEIDSTRIVVYGRSVGSGPAVFLAAARPVAGLVLESAFTSLRDMARVHYPIFPSFIAGHGFDNLALMGRIDCPVLFVHGDADQLIPITMGRRLAEQAGARGESLVLPGADHNDTYDSGGDAYVARVQAFITRVTAP is encoded by the coding sequence GTGAGGTCGAAGACCGTGCTGCTGCGTCTTCTCGTGATGGCCGCGGCCGTTTACGTCGCACTCGGCGTGCTGCTCTTCTTCGCGCGGGATTTCCTCGTCTTCCCCGGGCGCCACGACGCCACCCCGGAGCCGCGGCGCGTCGGTATCGCCGACGGTGAGAAGGTCACCGTGACGACGGCGGACGGCGAGCGGCTGGTCGGCTGGTATCTTCCCCCCCGCGACACCGTTGGCCGGCGCGCGGGCGCCGTGCTCTGGTTCCACGGCAACGGCGAGACGATCGGCGGGATCGGCCCCGTGCTGCGCGAGTTCCGGCCTCCGCAAGCGGCCCTCCTCGCGCTCGACTACCGCGGCTACGGCGAGTCATCGGGGCGCGCCGGCATCGAGGGCACGCAGCGCGATGCCGAAGCGGCGTGGGCCTGGCTCGCTTCCCGACCCGAGATCGACTCTACGCGGATCGTGGTATACGGCCGGTCGGTGGGGAGCGGTCCCGCGGTTTTCCTCGCGGCGGCACGACCCGTGGCGGGACTGGTGCTCGAGTCCGCGTTCACGTCGCTCCGCGACATGGCGCGCGTCCACTACCCCATCTTCCCGTCTTTCATCGCCGGCCACGGCTTCGACAACCTCGCGCTCATGGGCCGGATCGACTGTCCGGTGCTCTTCGTGCACGGCGATGCCGACCAGCTGATCCCCATCACGATGGGACGGCGGCTCGCCGAACAGGCCGGGGCGCGCGGCGAATCGCTGGTGCTCCCCGGCGCCGACCACAACGACACGTACGACTCGGGCGGCGACGCGTACGTCGCGCGGGTGCAGGCGTTCATCACGCGCGTGACCGCGCCTTGA
- a CDS encoding ABC transporter permease — translation MDLRARAWYNPDLRSQVYNVPGVIATIVMLMGLLLTSLAVVREREIGTLEQLMVSPLTPSELILGKTLPVVVVAFADLFLVTAVALLWFHVPLRGSLALLLLASAFYILSGLGIGLLISTVSNTQQEAFMSMFFFFLPALILSGFMYPVENMAVFFRYVTLLNPVRHYLVVVRGIFLKGAGWEALWPQITTLAVMGVMVLWFATTRFHKTTV, via the coding sequence GTGGACCTGCGAGCCCGCGCGTGGTATAACCCCGACCTCCGGAGCCAGGTGTACAACGTGCCGGGCGTGATCGCCACGATCGTCATGCTGATGGGGCTGCTGCTCACTTCGCTCGCGGTGGTGCGCGAGCGGGAGATCGGGACCCTCGAGCAGCTGATGGTGAGCCCGCTCACGCCGAGCGAGCTGATCCTCGGCAAGACGCTGCCGGTGGTAGTCGTGGCGTTCGCGGACCTCTTCCTCGTCACCGCGGTGGCGCTGCTGTGGTTCCACGTCCCGCTCCGCGGCAGTCTTGCGCTGCTCCTCCTGGCGAGCGCGTTCTACATCCTGTCGGGGCTCGGGATCGGGCTGCTCATCTCGACGGTGTCGAACACGCAGCAGGAAGCCTTCATGTCGATGTTCTTCTTCTTCCTGCCGGCGCTGATCCTGTCGGGCTTCATGTACCCGGTCGAGAACATGGCGGTCTTCTTCCGGTACGTGACGCTGCTGAACCCGGTGCGGCACTATCTGGTGGTGGTGCGGGGGATATTCCTCAAGGGAGCGGGATGGGAGGCGTTGTGGCCGCAGATAACGACGCTCGCGGTGATGGGAGTGATGGTGCTATGGTTCGCCACCACGCGGTTCCACAAGACGACAGTGTGA
- a CDS encoding efflux RND transporter periplasmic adaptor subunit: protein MDRRRILIPLAAIAAIAIALKLTVFRSDGADGGLEASGTVEATEAELGFQVPGRIEAILVREGDRVTAGQELARLDRAELDARKQQVQAQLAAARALLSEMESGARSEEVAQAREALRAANERYADARRDLDRTQRLVEGGALSQERLDRARLQLELLQSQRDQAQQQVQLVETGPRRERIEGQRASVAQAEAAVRQIDASLANAVIRAPFAGVVTVKDRELGETVGAGAPVLTIMNLDDRWVRIYIREDRIGAVRIGEDATITADTYPGRTYRGQVAFIASQAEFTPRNVQTAEERVKLVYAVKVRVTQDSTYDLKPGIPADVRLSGSREPGAVP, encoded by the coding sequence ATGGACCGTAGGCGCATCCTCATCCCGTTGGCCGCCATTGCGGCCATCGCCATCGCCCTGAAGCTCACCGTCTTCAGGAGTGACGGCGCCGACGGCGGGCTCGAAGCTTCGGGCACGGTAGAGGCCACGGAGGCCGAGCTGGGCTTCCAGGTCCCGGGCCGCATCGAGGCGATCCTGGTGCGTGAGGGCGATCGGGTCACCGCGGGCCAGGAACTGGCCCGACTCGACCGCGCGGAGCTGGACGCGCGGAAGCAGCAGGTACAGGCGCAGCTCGCCGCGGCTCGGGCGCTCCTCTCCGAGATGGAGTCGGGGGCGCGGAGCGAAGAGGTCGCGCAGGCGCGCGAGGCGCTGCGCGCCGCGAACGAGCGATACGCCGACGCGCGGCGCGACCTGGACCGCACCCAGCGTCTGGTGGAAGGCGGCGCACTCTCCCAGGAGAGGCTGGACCGCGCCCGCCTCCAGCTCGAGCTGCTCCAGAGCCAGCGCGACCAGGCCCAGCAGCAGGTCCAGCTGGTCGAAACGGGCCCGCGCCGCGAGCGCATCGAAGGACAACGCGCCTCGGTGGCGCAGGCTGAAGCAGCGGTCCGCCAGATTGACGCGTCGCTCGCCAACGCGGTGATCCGCGCGCCGTTCGCCGGAGTCGTCACCGTGAAGGACCGCGAGCTCGGCGAGACGGTCGGCGCGGGCGCGCCCGTCCTCACCATCATGAACCTCGACGACCGATGGGTCCGGATCTACATCCGCGAAGACCGCATCGGCGCGGTTCGCATCGGCGAGGACGCGACCATCACCGCCGACACCTATCCGGGCCGGACGTACCGCGGCCAAGTGGCGTTCATCGCCAGCCAGGCCGAGTTCACGCCGCGCAACGTGCAGACCGCCGAAGAGCGAGTGAAGCTGGTGTACGCGGTGAAGGTGCGCGTGACCCAGGATTCGACCTACGACCTTAAGCCGGGGATCCCGGCAGACGTCAGGCTCAGCGGGAGCCGGGAGCCGGGAGCCGTTCCTTGA